The DNA region CCCCATTGCGACGGGTTTCCACTTCTCCCCCTAGGGTGCGATACTCAAAAAAGCTATGATTCATAATCCCTTCACCACGGGTGAGGCGCATAAATTCACCTCGGAACCCGATTAAACCCCGTGCGGGAATGACAAATTCCAGTTGAGCGCGTCCGTTGCCTCCCATTTGCATATCTTGCATTTCGCCACGACGTTGGCCGAGGCGTTCTATACATCCGCCTACGGAGTCTTCCGGAACATCCAAAACCAGACATTCGTAAGGTTCGCAGGGTTGGCCGTTGACTTCTCGATAAATAACTTGGGGTTGGGAGACCTGAAATTCGTATCCTTCACGACGCATGGTTTCAATGAGAATACCCAGATGCAGTTCACCACGTCCAGAGACGAGGAAGGATTCTGGGGAATTGGTTTCATTGATCCGCAGCGCCACATTGGTTTCGAGTTCCCGGAAGAGGCGATCGCGCAATTGACGAGAAGTTACAAATTTTCCTTCTTGTCCTGCAAACGGCGAATCATTCACCGAGAACGTCATCTGCAACGTTGGCTCATCCACCTTAATCAAAGGTAGAGCTTGAGGTTCATTGGGACAAGTAATCGTTTCCCCAATGTTGGCATCGCTAAATCCAGCCACAGCCACAATGTATCCGGCTGAAGCTTCTTCCATATCCACACGGGTTAAACCCTCAAATCCCATCAGCTTTGAGATTTTTGATTTAACGATTTGGCCATCATCTTTGACTAAAGCCGCTTGTTGGTTGGCTTTAATCGTTCCGTTGTGAATTCTACCAATCACGATCCGACCTAAATATTCAGAATAGTCTAGGGTCGTAACTTGCAATTGTAGCGGTTTATCCGGATCTCCTACCGGAGGGGGAACATGATGCAAAATAGACTCAAACAGGGGCTTCATGTCCTGACTTTCGGTCTCTAGATCTTCCTTGGCATACCCTTGAATTCCCGAGGCAAACAAGTAAGGAAATTCACATTGATCGTCATCTGCACCCAATTCTAGAA from Roseofilum reptotaenium CS-1145 includes:
- the typA gene encoding translational GTPase TypA; amino-acid sequence: MSLPIRNVAIIAHVDHGKTTLVDALLKQSGIFREGEEVPDCVMDSNTLERERGITILSKNTAVHYKDTLINIVDTPGHADFGGEVERVLGMVDGCILIVDANEGPMPQTRFVLKKALEKGLRPIVVVNKIDRPQADPHGAVDKVLDLFLELGADDDQCEFPYLFASGIQGYAKEDLETESQDMKPLFESILHHVPPPVGDPDKPLQLQVTTLDYSEYLGRIVIGRIHNGTIKANQQAALVKDDGQIVKSKISKLMGFEGLTRVDMEEASAGYIVAVAGFSDANIGETITCPNEPQALPLIKVDEPTLQMTFSVNDSPFAGQEGKFVTSRQLRDRLFRELETNVALRINETNSPESFLVSGRGELHLGILIETMRREGYEFQVSQPQVIYREVNGQPCEPYECLVLDVPEDSVGGCIERLGQRRGEMQDMQMGGNGRAQLEFVIPARGLIGFRGEFMRLTRGEGIMNHSFFEYRTLGGEVETRRNGVLVAFEEGTATFYALKNAEDRGLFFITPGTKVYKGMIVGEHNRPQDLDLNVCKTKQLTNMRSSTGDELVQLQAPVQMSLERALEYIGSNELVEVTPESVRLRKVSKKLAKR